From Montipora foliosa isolate CH-2021 chromosome 6, ASM3666993v2, whole genome shotgun sequence, a single genomic window includes:
- the LOC138005568 gene encoding CD209 antigen-like produces the protein MFVNVKCKNHEKFRFGDIMIAVLLCAEELDILKFGLTFAIKPPHVSKSQVFTTFELLHDDLKRHLSDKTKANEVRNEIQHPATRYVNSFKPSMNDLKKHKILKRLKHNKAIIILRPDKGNGVVVLDKVVYNKAMVDLLSDNSKFKKLESDLTLRREGAVAIPIGQTIAHVGLVKDSICGSGEWFLYNNYCYLVSDAIKARNEAQQFCSDHTAELVKITSQEENDFVLALVRQKTPSIQQVWIGLQYVSTAFYWSDNSVPTYTNWAPNEPNGNANEPCGHMWTRRNDHLPARAPGYWNDIRCDKQANFPNGIVCKKLPLHRTSYAKRRELADRLFSVADAKQ, from the exons ATGTTTGTGAATGTGAAGTGCAAGAACCATGAAAAGTTCCGCTTTGGCGATATCATGATTGCAGTTTTG CTGTGTGCCGAAGAACTTGATATTCTGAAATTTGGTCTTACATTTGCCATAAAACCTCCGCATGTAAGCAAGAGTCAAGTATTCACGACATTTGAACTTCTCCATGATGACCTCAAGAGGCATCTTTCGGATAAGACCAAAGCCAATGAAGTCCGGAATGAGATACAGCATCCAGCCACCCGTTATGTGAACTCTTTCAAGCCTTCAATGAATGActtaaagaaacataaaatacTGAAAAGACTGAAACATAACAAGGCCATCATCATCCTGAGACCAGATAAGGGGAACGGAGTCGTAGTTCTTGACAAGGTAGTTTACAATAAAGCTATGGTTGATTTGTTGAGTGACaattctaaatttaaaaaattggaaTCTGATCTCACTCTACGCAGGGAAG GTGCAGTAGCCATCCCAATTGGTCAGACAATTGCTCATGTTGGTTTAGTTAAAGACAGCATTTGTGGAAGTGGTGAGTGGTTTCTGTACAACAACTACTGTTATTTGGTGAGTGACGCCATCAAAGCAAGAAATGAGGCCCAACAATTCTGCAGCGACCATACGGCAGAACTGGTGAAAATTACCAGCCAAGAAGAAAACGACTTCGTTCTGGCTCTTGTAAGACAGAAGACACCCTCCATCCAACAAGTTTGGATTGGCCTACAGTATGTGTCTACCGCTTTCTATTGGTCTGATAACTCAGTTCCAACCTACACAAATTGGGCACCAAATGAACCCAACGGAAATGCTAATGAACCATGCGGCCACATGTGGACCAGACGAAACGATCATTTGCCTGCCAGAGCACCAGGATACTGGAACGACATTCGCTGTGATAAGCAGGCCAACTTCCCCAACGGTATAGTCTGCAAAAAGCTTCCTCTCCACCGAACCAGCTACGCTAAACGCCGAGAATTGGCGGATAGGTTATTCAGTGTAGCGGACGCAAAACAATGA
- the LOC138009076 gene encoding perlucin-like protein, whose translation MKALSILLLLAVVKSRIAGSYDAKLFKQTFGAQCPSSWERFGRYCYLVSGSILSWDQARSYCIARGGDLVKINSARENEFVLNLIQQRQPSLRQVWINLKWDSSVKQFLWNDHSVPVYTNWASHEPNGKANEPCGNIWIGHQGSLVRASGSWNDFTCGKDNNCGLVCKRLP comes from the exons ATGAAAGCATTGtccattcttcttcttcttgctgTCGTTAAATCACGTATAGCAG GTAGCTACGACGCAAAACTGTTCAAACAAACGTTTG GTGCACAATGTCCCAGTTCCTGGGAGCGGTTTGGAAGATACTGTTATCTTGTCAGTGGATCTATCCTGTCATGGGACCAAGCAAGATCATACTGCATAGCACGAGGCGGAGACTTGGTTAAAATCAACAGCGCAAGAGAGAATGAGTTCGTCCTAAACCTGATCCAACAGCGTCAGCCATCGTTACGACAGGTTTGGATCAACCTCAAATGGGACTCGAGCGTCAAACAGTTCCTGTGGAACGATCACTCTGTTCCAGTCTACACAAACTGGGCTTCACATGAACCAAATGGAAAGGCCAATGAACCATGTGGAAACATTTGGATTGGGCACCAAGGCTCCTTGGTCAGGGCATCAGGGTCTTGGAACGACTTCACCTGTGGCAAAGACAACAACTGTGGGCTTGTGTGCAAGAGGCTTCCCTAG
- the LOC138009075 gene encoding perlucin-like protein encodes MKALSVLLLLAVVTSRIAALDDAKLVEMFKQTFGAQCPSGWERFGRYCYLVSGSILSRDQARSYCKTRGGDLVKINSAEENEFVLNLIQQRQPSLRLVWIDLKWDSSIKQFLWNDHSVPVYKNWAPQEPNGKANEPCGNMWIGYSISVRASGTWNDRPCTNISSYPCGPVCKRLP; translated from the exons ATGAAAGCATTGTccgttcttcttcttcttgctgTCGTTACATCACGTATAGCAG CTCTTGACGATGCAAAACTGGTGGAAATGTTCAAACAAACATTTG GTGCACAATGTCCCAGTGGCTGGGAAAGGTTTGGAAGATACTGTTATCTTGTGAGTGGATCTATCCTGTCACGGGACCAAGCAAGATCATACTGCAAAACACGAGGCGGAGACTTGGTCAAAATCAACAGCGCAGAAGAGAACGAGTTCGTTCTGAACCTGATACAACAGCGCCAGCCATCGTTACGACTGGTTTGGATTGACCTCAAATGGGACTCGAGCATCAAACAGTTCCTGTGGAATGACCACTCCGTTCCAGTCTACAAGAACTGGGCTCCTCAAGAACCAAATGGAAAGGCCAATGAACCATGTGGAAACATGTGGATTGGGTACAGCATCTCGGTCCGGGCATCAGGCACTTGGAATGACCGCCCCTGTACCAATATCTCAAGCTATCCCTGTGGGCCTGTGTGCAAAAGGCTTCCCTAA